A stretch of the Streptomyces sp. NBC_00654 genome encodes the following:
- a CDS encoding FtsX-like permease family protein yields MSADQNQTPGAPGGTDRTGAVARGAACAPWIRTRLRTAPGAAAALAGLVLLTSFLAAAFPRSVEAYETRGLRHDIVSASPARSILEVTSPLPDPDLSPDTQDAAVRGAGLAEVDTALKQMLPEPVRPDLPRSSYGVHTTNPAAATERWLDRPNGLDPKLTFATPSALDKHSRLRSGQWPKVRDDVSVDSREVEAAVTAETASALKIKVGSTIAVPTRTGEPLTVRVTGIITPLRPAESYWSVEPLFKAPVLTPTPPTPRGGGEPLFFWTAALLLPQDAAPALLATMNKPEVYWRIAPDTSRLTGLDVAGLRSAVASLESGPELLNVRETVGPTAALTTSLDDIVLSHAQMRSAIGPVVTVAGVGIGAVAAVVLLMTGALIGGRRHSELALMRSRGGSLRGIGRRLFTETAVTVLPAAALGLLLAVLTVGQARLWPAVTAAAVTAALVCVALPLRTTLQHVRPQLHGARDDMMNARPSQRRTIAELTLLVLAIGAVAALRRRGTGAGGGTDLLVSSAPVLVGLIAALVLVRLYPLPLRLASRPVARLRGAIGFLSLARAGRASSSGTLPLLALLIALTTAAFGGSVLAGIGDARDDAALAAVGADARISGPDGPLPLPDGLAERVRRVDGVDDVAAVQVEFGVVLPAAPGDGGQTKTAALLGVDPQSYARLARSTGLKSFPAHRLKATGSAAPVPEGTDPSRDRVLPVIASPSVAERLGKGTHAVDALAGDFKVKVVGVQPLTSAVPNTDFMIVNSASLTSRQTTALFVTGSQPDAEELRAATRDAGKDLVVRLRSVEREAFVDSPMQEGAGRIYTAAIAAGAGYALLAVLLSLLQTAPERTTLLARLRTMGLTTRQGRRLLAFEAMPQALLAAVGGLLVGWATITLLAPGVDLASLAMSGTAGAAPLTVSLRADPWSLVLPALGVVVLAASVAGVQAWWASRRGSITELRAGDTR; encoded by the coding sequence ATGAGTGCCGACCAGAACCAGACCCCCGGAGCCCCGGGGGGCACGGACAGGACCGGGGCCGTCGCACGGGGCGCGGCCTGCGCCCCCTGGATCCGTACCCGGCTGCGTACCGCTCCGGGCGCCGCGGCGGCGCTCGCGGGGCTGGTGCTGCTGACCTCGTTCCTCGCCGCCGCGTTCCCGCGTTCGGTGGAGGCGTACGAGACGCGGGGGCTGCGGCACGACATCGTCTCGGCCTCACCGGCGCGCAGCATCCTGGAAGTGACCTCGCCGCTCCCCGATCCCGATCTGAGCCCGGACACGCAGGACGCCGCGGTGCGGGGCGCCGGGCTGGCCGAGGTCGACACGGCGCTGAAGCAGATGCTGCCGGAGCCGGTACGGCCCGACCTCCCGAGGTCCTCCTACGGGGTGCACACCACGAACCCCGCCGCCGCGACCGAGCGGTGGCTGGACCGGCCCAACGGGCTCGACCCGAAGCTCACCTTCGCCACCCCGTCGGCGCTCGACAAGCACAGCAGGCTGCGCTCCGGACAGTGGCCGAAGGTCCGGGACGATGTCAGCGTGGACAGCCGGGAGGTGGAGGCCGCGGTCACCGCCGAGACGGCGTCCGCCCTGAAGATCAAGGTCGGCTCCACGATCGCGGTGCCCACCCGCACCGGTGAACCGCTGACCGTACGCGTCACGGGCATCATCACCCCCCTGCGGCCCGCCGAGAGCTACTGGTCCGTCGAGCCGCTGTTCAAGGCACCGGTGCTGACCCCGACGCCCCCGACGCCGCGTGGCGGGGGGGAGCCGCTGTTCTTCTGGACGGCCGCGCTGCTGCTGCCGCAGGACGCCGCGCCCGCCCTGCTCGCCACGATGAACAAGCCCGAGGTGTACTGGCGCATCGCTCCGGACACCTCGCGGCTCACCGGGCTCGACGTGGCCGGGCTCCGGTCCGCCGTCGCCTCGCTGGAGAGCGGACCGGAGCTGCTGAACGTGCGGGAGACCGTGGGCCCCACCGCGGCGCTCACCACCTCGCTGGACGACATCGTCCTCAGCCATGCGCAGATGCGGTCCGCGATCGGTCCCGTCGTGACGGTCGCCGGGGTCGGGATCGGGGCGGTCGCCGCCGTCGTCCTGCTGATGACGGGCGCCCTGATCGGCGGACGCCGCCACAGCGAACTGGCCCTGATGCGCTCGCGCGGCGGCTCCCTGCGGGGCATCGGCCGGCGCCTGTTCACGGAGACCGCGGTGACCGTGCTGCCCGCGGCGGCGCTCGGGCTGCTGCTCGCCGTACTGACCGTCGGGCAGGCCCGGCTGTGGCCCGCGGTGACCGCCGCGGCAGTCACCGCCGCACTGGTCTGTGTCGCGCTGCCGCTCCGTACGACGTTGCAGCACGTCCGGCCGCAACTGCACGGCGCCCGGGACGACATGATGAACGCCCGGCCCTCCCAGCGGCGCACCATCGCCGAACTGACCCTGCTGGTCCTGGCGATCGGCGCGGTCGCCGCGCTGCGCCGCCGGGGCACGGGCGCGGGCGGCGGCACCGACCTGCTGGTCAGCTCGGCACCCGTACTCGTCGGGCTGATCGCGGCCCTCGTCCTCGTACGGCTCTATCCGCTGCCCCTGCGGCTGGCCTCGCGCCCCGTCGCCCGGCTGCGCGGTGCCATCGGTTTCCTGTCGCTGGCCCGCGCCGGGCGCGCCTCCTCCAGCGGCACACTGCCGTTGCTGGCGCTGCTGATCGCGCTGACCACGGCGGCGTTCGGCGGCTCGGTGCTGGCGGGGATCGGGGACGCCCGTGACGACGCGGCGCTGGCGGCGGTCGGGGCGGACGCGCGGATCAGCGGTCCGGACGGGCCTCTTCCGCTGCCGGACGGCCTCGCCGAGCGGGTGCGCAGGGTGGACGGTGTCGATGATGTGGCGGCCGTCCAGGTCGAGTTCGGCGTCGTGCTGCCGGCCGCCCCGGGCGACGGCGGTCAGACGAAGACCGCCGCCCTGCTGGGCGTCGATCCCCAGTCGTACGCACGGCTGGCACGGTCCACGGGCCTGAAGTCCTTCCCCGCGCACCGGCTGAAGGCCACCGGCTCGGCGGCGCCGGTCCCCGAGGGCACGGATCCCTCACGCGACCGGGTGCTCCCCGTGATCGCCTCGCCGTCGGTGGCCGAACGGCTGGGGAAGGGCACGCACGCCGTCGACGCGCTCGCCGGGGACTTCAAGGTGAAGGTCGTGGGTGTCCAGCCGCTCACCTCGGCGGTGCCCAACACCGACTTCATGATCGTCAACAGCGCTTCGCTCACCTCGCGGCAGACCACGGCACTGTTCGTCACGGGCTCACAGCCGGACGCCGAGGAGCTGCGCGCGGCGACCCGGGACGCGGGCAAGGACCTCGTCGTCCGGCTGCGGTCCGTGGAGCGCGAGGCGTTCGTCGACAGCCCGATGCAGGAGGGCGCCGGGCGGATCTACACGGCGGCCATCGCGGCGGGCGCCGGCTACGCGCTGCTCGCCGTGCTGCTGTCGCTGCTCCAGACCGCGCCGGAGCGCACCACGCTGCTGGCACGGCTGCGCACCATGGGGCTCACCACCCGGCAGGGCAGGCGGCTCCTCGCGTTCGAGGCCATGCCGCAGGCGCTGCTGGCCGCCGTCGGCGGTCTGCTCGTCGGCTGGGCGACCATCACCCTGCTGGCCCCCGGGGTGGACCTGGCCTCGCTGGCGATGTCCGGCACCGCCGGAGCCGCCCCGCTCACCGTTTCGCTGCGTGCCGATCCCTGGTCGCTGGTGCTCCCGGCGCTCGGGGTGGTCGTTCTCGCCGCCTCCGTGGCGGGCGTCCAGGCCTGGTGGGCGAGCCGCCGCGGATCGATCACCGAACTCAGGGCAGGAGACACCCGATGA
- a CDS encoding ABC transporter ATP-binding protein: MTSSTETTLAELEQRAATRRDRPSYGHDALIACDRLVRIFTTDGVEVQALQGLDLLVTEGELMALVGASGSGKSTLMNILAGLDVPTAGSAKVAGCDLLSMGPKERLRYRRDVVGFVWQQTARNLLPYLTAVQNITLPMQLRGGGRNRERAARAESLLRMLDIEDCRDRRPQQLSGGQQQRVAIAVALANSPSVLLADEPTGELDSATGEQVFAAFRRANEELGTSIVIVTHDQAVASEVRRTVAIRDGRTSSEVLRRTEVDAATGQESQVAREYAMLDRAGRLQLPADYTEALGMEHRVMLELEQDHIGVWPDAPEGPVK, encoded by the coding sequence ATGACGTCGTCCACCGAGACCACTCTGGCGGAACTCGAACAGCGGGCGGCGACACGCCGGGACCGCCCCTCGTACGGGCATGACGCGCTGATCGCGTGCGACCGCCTGGTACGTATCTTCACCACGGACGGGGTGGAGGTGCAGGCCCTCCAGGGCCTCGATCTGCTGGTCACCGAGGGCGAGTTGATGGCCCTGGTCGGCGCGTCCGGCAGCGGCAAGTCCACGCTGATGAACATCCTGGCGGGCCTGGACGTGCCGACGGCCGGATCGGCGAAGGTCGCGGGCTGCGATCTGCTGTCGATGGGACCGAAGGAACGGCTCCGCTACCGCCGTGACGTGGTCGGGTTCGTCTGGCAGCAGACCGCCCGCAATCTGCTGCCGTACCTCACCGCGGTCCAGAACATCACGCTGCCGATGCAGCTGCGCGGCGGCGGCCGCAACCGCGAACGGGCCGCCCGTGCCGAGTCGTTGCTCCGGATGCTCGACATCGAGGACTGCCGTGACCGGCGGCCGCAGCAGCTGTCCGGCGGGCAGCAGCAGCGGGTGGCCATCGCGGTGGCCCTGGCCAACAGCCCCTCGGTGCTGCTCGCCGACGAGCCGACCGGCGAACTGGACTCGGCCACCGGCGAGCAGGTCTTCGCCGCGTTCCGCCGCGCCAACGAGGAGCTCGGCACATCCATCGTGATCGTCACGCACGACCAGGCGGTGGCGAGCGAGGTGCGCCGTACGGTCGCGATCCGGGACGGCCGTACGTCCTCCGAGGTGCTGCGCCGCACGGAGGTCGACGCGGCGACGGGCCAGGAGTCCCAGGTGGCCCGGGAGTACGCGATGCTCGACCGCGCGGGCCGCCTCCAGCTGCCCGCCGACTACACCGAGGCGCTGGGCATGGAGCACCGGGTGATGCTGGAGCTGGAGCAGGACCACATCGGCGTGTGGCCGGACGCCCCGGAGGGCCCGGTCAAGTAG
- a CDS encoding alpha/beta hydrolase yields MRVTSLSVVGLGLAGLLAGAVPAGAVPPGPVAPTSAASPGQRLRWAPCPERYEELNAAGGQCAEVTVPLDHRDPGGRTIRIAVSRVKAADPSRRRGILLSNPGGPGGTGLDSTLRLRPALGDVADRYDLIGFDPRFLGDSTPIGCAPAAPAVPPGPVTSAREDFEKSVAAARDTARRCGRHGDNAALLPHASSRNVARDMDAIRAALGERRLSYYGISYGADLGAVYTQLFPRRADRMVLDSSTDPAATQYELFRSAGKPLEEALDAWAGWTARHHGTYALGRTAAEVRARVERLVDGAERRPVAIAGTRVDAPALRLVLRQLIQHEEYDAGLAGTVRDLVDAAAGKPVEPGPELAAMLELLASPDLADSMLGGALFMCGDGGWPSGGWPGDPAAYWRNSQRSRDRQPVFGPFVNGMIAPCAFWETEPAEPGTRIGNGVPVLMLQALRDNNVPYAGALALHRRLTGSRLVTADIRSHGVYGRGVDGLRPVPCADRAVNDYLRDGTLPAHDITCSAGGGVSVGRR; encoded by the coding sequence ATGCGCGTCACCTCCTTGTCCGTCGTCGGCCTGGGACTGGCCGGTCTGCTCGCGGGCGCGGTGCCCGCGGGGGCGGTGCCTCCGGGCCCCGTCGCCCCGACGTCCGCCGCGTCCCCCGGGCAGCGCCTCCGCTGGGCCCCCTGCCCGGAGCGGTACGAGGAGCTGAACGCGGCGGGCGGGCAGTGCGCCGAGGTCACCGTGCCCCTGGACCACCGGGATCCCGGCGGCCGTACGATCCGGATCGCGGTCTCCCGCGTCAAGGCCGCGGACCCCTCCCGGCGGCGCGGCATCCTGCTCTCCAACCCCGGCGGACCGGGCGGCACCGGACTCGACAGCACCCTGCGGCTGCGCCCGGCGCTGGGGGACGTGGCGGACCGCTACGACCTGATCGGCTTCGATCCGCGGTTCCTCGGCGACTCCACCCCGATCGGCTGCGCCCCGGCGGCACCGGCCGTGCCGCCGGGCCCTGTCACCTCCGCCCGCGAGGACTTCGAGAAGTCGGTCGCCGCCGCCCGTGACACCGCGCGCCGCTGCGGCCGGCACGGGGACAACGCCGCGCTGCTCCCGCACGCCTCCTCGCGCAATGTCGCCCGTGACATGGACGCGATCCGGGCGGCGCTGGGCGAGCGCCGGCTCTCGTACTACGGCATCTCGTACGGCGCCGATCTGGGCGCCGTCTACACCCAGTTGTTCCCGCGGCGGGCCGACCGGATGGTCCTGGACTCCAGCACCGATCCGGCGGCCACCCAGTACGAGCTGTTCCGGTCGGCCGGGAAGCCGCTGGAGGAGGCCCTGGACGCCTGGGCGGGCTGGACCGCCCGGCACCACGGCACCTACGCGCTGGGCCGCACGGCCGCCGAGGTGCGGGCCCGGGTGGAGCGGCTCGTGGACGGAGCGGAGCGCCGCCCGGTGGCCATCGCCGGAACCCGCGTCGACGCGCCGGCCCTGCGGCTCGTCCTCCGGCAGCTGATCCAGCACGAGGAGTACGACGCGGGGCTCGCCGGTACGGTACGGGACCTGGTGGACGCGGCCGCCGGAAAGCCGGTCGAACCCGGTCCGGAACTGGCCGCGATGCTGGAGCTGCTCGCCTCGCCGGACCTGGCGGACAGCATGCTGGGCGGGGCGCTGTTCATGTGCGGGGACGGCGGCTGGCCGTCCGGCGGCTGGCCCGGGGACCCGGCGGCCTACTGGCGCAACTCCCAGCGCAGCCGGGACCGGCAGCCCGTCTTCGGACCGTTCGTGAACGGGATGATCGCTCCCTGCGCCTTCTGGGAGACCGAGCCGGCCGAGCCCGGGACGAGGATCGGCAACGGCGTACCGGTGCTGATGCTCCAGGCGCTGCGCGACAACAACGTCCCGTACGCGGGGGCGTTGGCCCTGCACCGCAGGCTGACCGGCTCACGGCTGGTGACGGCGGACATCCGCTCGCACGGGGTCTACGGCCGTGGCGTCGACGGGCTGCGCCCGGTCCCCTGTGCCGACCGGGCCGTCAACGACTACCTGCGCGACGGCACGCTGCCCGCACACGACATCACGTGCTCCGCGGGCGGCGGTGTCAGCGTGGGCCGACGGTGA
- a CDS encoding thioesterase family protein yields MARHIYSCPLRWSDMDAFGHVNNVVFLRYLEEARIDFMFRLAPGDGSPSFAGGSVVARHEIDYVRPLVHRHSPVTVESWVTKIGAASLTISYEIKDPEQVYVRASTVVVPYDLAAERPRRISAEEKLFLQEYLAEEPAAA; encoded by the coding sequence TTGGCTCGTCATATCTACAGCTGCCCCCTGCGCTGGTCGGACATGGACGCCTTCGGCCATGTGAACAACGTGGTCTTCCTCCGCTACCTGGAGGAGGCGCGCATCGACTTCATGTTCCGGCTGGCGCCGGGGGACGGCTCGCCGTCCTTCGCGGGCGGGTCCGTGGTGGCCCGGCACGAGATCGACTACGTACGGCCGCTGGTGCACCGGCACTCGCCGGTGACCGTCGAGTCGTGGGTCACGAAGATCGGCGCCGCGTCGCTGACGATCTCGTACGAGATCAAGGACCCCGAGCAGGTCTACGTGCGCGCGTCGACCGTTGTCGTGCCGTACGACCTGGCCGCGGAGCGGCCCCGGCGGATCTCCGCCGAGGAGAAGCTCTTCCTCCAGGAGTACCTGGCAGAGGAGCCCGCAGCAGCATGA
- the ettA gene encoding energy-dependent translational throttle protein EttA gives MAEFIYTMRKTRKAHGDKVILDDVTLNFLPGAKIGVVGPNGAGKSTVLKIMAGLEQPSNGDAFLSPGFSVGILMQEPKLDEEKTVLENVQDGAAEIMGKLTRFNEVAELMATDYSDALMEEMGKLQEDLDHANAWDLDAQLEQAMDALGCPPGDWPVTNLSGGEKRRVALCKLLIEAPDLLLLDEPTNHLDAESVNWLEQHLSKYAGCVIAVTHDRYFLNNVAEWILELDRGRAIAYEGNYSTYLEKKQARLKVEGRKDEKRQKRLKEELEWVRSNAKGRQTKSKARLARYEEMAAEADKMRKLDFEEIQIPPGPRLGSIVVEVENLSKAFGDKVLIDDLSFTLPRNGIVGVIGPNGAGKTTLFKMIQGLETPDTGSIKVGDTVKISYVDQSRANIDPKKTLWAVVSDELDYINVGQVEMPSRAYVSAFGFKGPDQQKPAGVLSGGERNRLNLALTLKEGGNLLLLDEPTNDLDVETLSSLENALLEFPGAAVVISHDRWFLDRVATHILAYEGDSKWYWFEGNFESYEKNKIERLGADAARPHRATYKKLTRG, from the coding sequence TTGGCTGAGTTCATCTACACCATGCGCAAGACGCGCAAGGCGCACGGCGACAAGGTGATCCTTGATGACGTCACCTTGAACTTCCTGCCCGGCGCGAAGATCGGTGTCGTGGGGCCCAACGGCGCCGGCAAGTCCACGGTGCTGAAGATCATGGCGGGCCTGGAGCAGCCGTCCAACGGTGACGCGTTCCTGTCGCCCGGGTTCAGCGTCGGCATCCTCATGCAGGAGCCGAAGCTGGACGAGGAGAAGACGGTCCTGGAGAACGTCCAGGACGGCGCCGCCGAGATCATGGGCAAGCTCACCCGCTTCAACGAGGTCGCCGAGCTCATGGCGACGGACTACTCCGACGCGCTGATGGAGGAGATGGGCAAGCTCCAGGAGGACCTGGACCACGCCAACGCGTGGGACCTGGACGCCCAGCTGGAGCAGGCCATGGACGCCCTGGGCTGCCCGCCCGGCGACTGGCCGGTCACCAACCTCTCCGGTGGCGAGAAGCGCCGCGTGGCGCTCTGCAAGCTCCTCATCGAGGCCCCGGACCTGCTCCTCCTCGACGAGCCCACCAACCACCTCGACGCCGAGTCGGTGAACTGGCTGGAGCAGCACCTCTCGAAGTACGCGGGCTGCGTCATCGCCGTGACCCACGACCGGTACTTCCTGAACAACGTCGCCGAGTGGATCCTCGAACTCGACCGCGGCCGCGCCATCGCCTACGAGGGCAACTACTCCACGTACCTGGAGAAGAAGCAGGCGCGCCTCAAGGTCGAGGGCCGCAAGGACGAGAAGCGCCAGAAGCGGCTCAAGGAAGAGCTGGAGTGGGTCCGCTCCAACGCCAAGGGCCGGCAGACCAAGTCCAAGGCACGTCTCGCCCGTTACGAGGAGATGGCGGCCGAGGCGGACAAGATGCGGAAGCTGGACTTCGAGGAGATCCAGATTCCGCCGGGCCCGCGGCTCGGTTCCATCGTCGTCGAGGTCGAGAACCTCTCCAAGGCCTTCGGCGACAAGGTCCTCATCGACGACCTGTCGTTCACGCTGCCACGCAACGGCATCGTCGGCGTCATCGGTCCGAACGGTGCGGGCAAGACCACGCTGTTCAAGATGATCCAGGGCCTGGAGACGCCGGACACCGGCTCCATCAAGGTCGGCGACACGGTCAAGATCTCCTACGTCGACCAGTCCCGCGCCAACATCGACCCGAAGAAGACCCTCTGGGCCGTCGTCTCGGACGAGCTGGACTACATCAACGTCGGCCAGGTCGAGATGCCCTCGCGCGCCTACGTCTCCGCGTTCGGCTTCAAGGGCCCGGACCAGCAGAAGCCCGCGGGTGTCCTGTCCGGTGGTGAGCGCAACCGCCTCAACCTGGCGCTGACGCTCAAGGAGGGCGGCAACCTGCTGCTCCTCGACGAGCCCACCAACGACCTGGACGTCGAGACCCTGTCCTCCCTGGAGAACGCCCTCCTGGAGTTCCCGGGCGCCGCGGTGGTCATCTCCCACGACCGCTGGTTCCTCGACCGCGTCGCCACGCACATCCTGGCGTACGAGGGCGACTCCAAGTGGTACTGGTTCGAGGGCAACTTCGAGTCGTACGAGAAGAACAAGATCGAACGCCTCGGTGCGGACGCGGCCCGCCCGCACCGCGCCACGTACAAGAAGCTCACGCGAGGCTGA
- a CDS encoding LAETG motif-containing sortase-dependent surface protein — protein sequence MGAAALVSGLLAAGTLAGAGAAAAEVVPQHQGGASATLDGLKTFDSAVLHVEGRDGQPDRTQQLPAGLFEMTVDGGGKLKTYCIDVHNPTQDQAKYLETPWAQTSLGANKNAGKIRWILQHSYPQVDDLAALAEEAGTGPLTERTAAAGTQVAIWRYSDDADVNASDKQAEKLADWLESHARNVAEPKASLTLDPAAVSGRAGQRLGPVVVRTDADQVSVAPSADAAASGIKVTDEAGKPVTAAADGARLYFAIPKDAADGSASLTVQTTTSVPVGRAFAGLTRSQTQILAGSSESTVSARATATWAETGALPALTAKKNCAKGGVDITAANPGDEPFTFELAGFEHTIAPGAARTVTIPVAEDQAYDFTITGPGGFAKNFKGTLDCATSGSTKDTEGGIDVQSAKQPVPASTGTSSAGIEGDLAATGGSSATPMIAGIAIVLVVVGGGAILLLRRKKTHTDGE from the coding sequence CTGGGCGCTGCGGCGCTGGTCTCCGGCCTCCTCGCGGCCGGCACCCTGGCCGGCGCGGGCGCGGCGGCGGCCGAGGTGGTACCCCAGCACCAGGGCGGCGCGAGCGCGACCCTGGACGGGCTGAAGACCTTCGACAGCGCCGTGCTCCATGTGGAGGGCCGGGACGGTCAGCCGGACCGGACGCAGCAGCTGCCCGCCGGGCTCTTCGAGATGACCGTCGACGGCGGCGGCAAGCTCAAGACGTACTGCATCGACGTGCACAACCCCACGCAGGACCAGGCGAAGTATCTGGAGACACCCTGGGCCCAGACCTCGCTGGGCGCCAACAAGAACGCCGGCAAGATCCGCTGGATCCTTCAGCACTCCTACCCGCAGGTCGACGACCTCGCGGCCCTCGCCGAGGAGGCCGGCACCGGTCCGCTCACCGAGCGGACCGCGGCGGCGGGCACCCAGGTCGCCATCTGGCGCTACTCGGACGACGCCGATGTCAACGCCTCCGACAAGCAGGCCGAGAAGCTCGCCGACTGGCTGGAGAGCCACGCCAGGAACGTCGCCGAGCCCAAGGCGTCCCTGACGCTGGACCCCGCCGCGGTCTCCGGCCGGGCCGGGCAGCGGCTCGGGCCGGTCGTGGTCCGCACCGACGCGGACCAGGTCTCCGTGGCGCCCTCCGCCGACGCCGCGGCCAGCGGCATCAAGGTCACCGACGAGGCGGGCAAGCCCGTCACCGCGGCGGCCGACGGTGCCCGGCTGTACTTCGCCATACCGAAGGACGCCGCCGACGGTTCCGCCTCGCTGACCGTCCAGACCACCACCTCCGTGCCGGTGGGCCGGGCCTTCGCCGGGTTGACCCGGAGCCAGACCCAGATCCTGGCCGGGTCCAGCGAGTCCACGGTCTCCGCGCGGGCCACCGCCACCTGGGCCGAGACGGGCGCGCTGCCCGCCCTCACCGCGAAGAAGAACTGCGCCAAGGGCGGCGTGGACATCACCGCGGCCAACCCGGGCGACGAGCCGTTCACCTTCGAGCTGGCCGGCTTCGAGCACACCATCGCCCCCGGAGCTGCCAGGACGGTCACCATCCCGGTCGCCGAGGACCAGGCGTACGACTTCACCATCACCGGCCCCGGCGGGTTCGCCAAGAACTTCAAGGGCACCCTGGACTGCGCCACCAGCGGCAGCACCAAGGACACCGAGGGCGGCATCGACGTCCAGAGCGCCAAGCAGCCCGTCCCCGCCTCGACCGGCACCAGCTCGGCCGGGATCGAGGGCGACCTCGCCGCGACCGGCGGCTCCAGCGCCACCCCGATGATCGCGGGCATCGCCATCGTCCTGGTGGTCGTCGGCGGCGGCGCGATCCTCCTCCTGCGCAGGAAGAAGACGCACACCGACGGTGAGTAG
- a CDS encoding single-stranded DNA-binding protein — protein sequence MNETLVTVVGNAATGVEFRETATGPMARFRFAATPRRWDREKQQWADGHTSFYTVWAWRALASNLAGSVSVGEPLLVHGRLKVREEERGGQRRTFVDIEAVAVGHDLGRGTAAFRRAVRAEPTPTARPAPGEGGAEGSAAPSPEIREQAAELASVS from the coding sequence ATGAACGAGACCTTGGTGACCGTGGTGGGAAACGCCGCCACGGGCGTGGAGTTCCGGGAGACGGCCACCGGCCCGATGGCGCGGTTCCGGTTCGCCGCGACACCGCGCCGCTGGGACCGGGAGAAGCAGCAGTGGGCGGACGGGCACACCAGCTTCTACACGGTCTGGGCATGGCGGGCGCTCGCGTCGAATCTGGCCGGATCGGTATCGGTCGGCGAACCCCTGCTCGTACACGGCCGGTTGAAGGTGCGTGAGGAGGAGCGGGGCGGTCAGCGCCGCACCTTCGTGGACATCGAGGCCGTGGCGGTGGGGCATGACCTGGGCCGGGGGACCGCCGCGTTCCGCCGAGCGGTGCGGGCGGAGCCCACTCCGACGGCTCGTCCGGCACCCGGCGAGGGCGGCGCGGAGGGGAGCGCGGCCCCCTCGCCGGAGATCCGGGAACAGGCCGCCGAATTGGCTTCGGTGTCCTGA